A stretch of the Gracilinanus agilis isolate LMUSP501 chromosome 4, AgileGrace, whole genome shotgun sequence genome encodes the following:
- the LOC123247329 gene encoding C-C motif chemokine 4 homolog produces MVPLAVLFILIISVPGLLGTRENGADIPTSCCFSYIHRQLPYRFVADFYETSSLCHTPAIVFLTHKGHQICANPQNEWVQEYILLLEQKMRTE; encoded by the exons ATGGTCCCTCTGGCTGTCCTCTTCATCCTCATCATTTCAGTACCTGGTTTGTTAG GAACTAGAGAAAATGGAGCCGACATTCCAACTTCCTGCTGCTTCTCTTATATCCATCGCCAGCTCCCATACCGCTTCGTGGCAGACTTCTATGAGACCAGCAGCCTGTGCCACACTCCAGCCATTGT CTTCCTCACCCACAAAGGTCACCAGATCTGTGCCAACCCCCAAAATGAGTGGGTACAAGAGTACATCTTACTTCTGGAACAGAAAATGAGGACTGAATAA